One Castanea sativa cultivar Marrone di Chiusa Pesio chromosome 4, ASM4071231v1 DNA window includes the following coding sequences:
- the LOC142630723 gene encoding uncharacterized protein LOC142630723 isoform X1, whose amino-acid sequence MLTTESVQKLWNKWEIRVLVLISLALQLFLFHFGRQRRYNVKVWIHIFLWLCYLVADSVATVALGVISSKQGNSGNDSEVHNDLMAFWAPFMLLHLGGQDIITAYAIQDNELWLRHLLGLIVQSSVAFYIFITSLKVSLKDHWLSLLTIPMLVAGFIKYAERILVMRLANDTTEVGSAKVTFQKSCSYIQADLLSWVVLGSPMPNVIETLKMRLSDRTTYPEIEPDNGELVKERLWGFNFLPCAYAVAQKLREKEEQKWEILIKFWVENLARVATLCQGNNHAQQLQKGGEFLSHVWLLIEHMDLQEKFRVPVPVPQQGEQALP is encoded by the exons ATGTTAACTACAG AGTCTGTGCAAAAATTATGGAATAAATGGGAGATACGAGTTCTGGTCCTTATTAGTCTTGCCTTGcaactctttctttttcactttggTAGACAAAGAAGATATAATGTTAAAGTGTGGATCCATATCTTCCTCTGGCTTTGCTACCTTGTGGCAGATTCAGTGGCAACTGTTGCGCTGGGTGTCATCTCCAGTAAACAAGGAAACTCTGGCAATGATTCTGAAGTCCATAATGACCTCATGGCATTCTGGGCACCATTTATGTTGTTGCACCTTGGTGGCCAAGACATAATCACAGCTTATGCAATACAAGACAACGAATTGTGGTTAAGGCATTTGCTTGGACTAATTGTTCAATCTAGTGTGGCATTTTACATCTTTATCACGTCTTTGAAGGTGTCTTTGAAGGACCATTGGCTTTCGCTTCTTACTATTCCCATGCTTGTTGCTGGGTTCATTAAGTATGCAGAAAGGATACTTGTCATGCGATTGGCAAATGACACTACAGAAG TGGGAAGTGCAAAGGTCACCTTTCAGAAATCATGTAGCTACATTCAGGCTGATCTCCTAAGTTGGGTTGTCCTCGGATCACCAATGCCCAATGTTATTGAAACATTAAAGATGCGCCTATCTGACAGGACGACTTACCCCGAAATAGAACCAGACAATGGTGAACTTGTCAAGGAGCGTTTATGGGGTTTCAATTTCCTACCATGTGCATATGCAGTTGCACAAAAGTTAAGAGAAAAGGAAGAGCAAAAGTGGGAAATCTTGATTAAGTTTTGGGTTGAGAACCTAGCTCGTGTGGCAACACTTTGTCAAGGAAATAACCACGCTCAACAGCTCCAAAAAGGTGGGGAGTTTCTTTCGCACGTTTGGCTTTTGATAGAGCATATGGACCTCCAAGAAAAATTTCGAGTGCCAGTACCAGTTCCACAACAGGGAGAACAGGCTCTACCATAG
- the LOC142630723 gene encoding uncharacterized protein LOC142630723 isoform X3, with the protein MGDTSSDSVATVALGVISSKQGNSGNDSEVHNDLMAFWAPFMLLHLGGQDIITAYAIQDNELWLRHLLGLIVQSSVAFYIFITSLKVSLKDHWLSLLTIPMLVAGFIKYAERILVMRLANDTTEVGSAKVTFQKSCSYIQADLLSWVVLGSPMPNVIETLKMRLSDRTTYPEIEPDNGELVKERLWGFNFLPCAYAVAQKLREKEEQKWEILIKFWVENLARVATLCQGNNHAQQLQKGGEFLSHVWLLIEHMDLQEKFRVPVPVPQQGEQALP; encoded by the exons ATGGGAGATACGAGTTCTG ATTCAGTGGCAACTGTTGCGCTGGGTGTCATCTCCAGTAAACAAGGAAACTCTGGCAATGATTCTGAAGTCCATAATGACCTCATGGCATTCTGGGCACCATTTATGTTGTTGCACCTTGGTGGCCAAGACATAATCACAGCTTATGCAATACAAGACAACGAATTGTGGTTAAGGCATTTGCTTGGACTAATTGTTCAATCTAGTGTGGCATTTTACATCTTTATCACGTCTTTGAAGGTGTCTTTGAAGGACCATTGGCTTTCGCTTCTTACTATTCCCATGCTTGTTGCTGGGTTCATTAAGTATGCAGAAAGGATACTTGTCATGCGATTGGCAAATGACACTACAGAAG TGGGAAGTGCAAAGGTCACCTTTCAGAAATCATGTAGCTACATTCAGGCTGATCTCCTAAGTTGGGTTGTCCTCGGATCACCAATGCCCAATGTTATTGAAACATTAAAGATGCGCCTATCTGACAGGACGACTTACCCCGAAATAGAACCAGACAATGGTGAACTTGTCAAGGAGCGTTTATGGGGTTTCAATTTCCTACCATGTGCATATGCAGTTGCACAAAAGTTAAGAGAAAAGGAAGAGCAAAAGTGGGAAATCTTGATTAAGTTTTGGGTTGAGAACCTAGCTCGTGTGGCAACACTTTGTCAAGGAAATAACCACGCTCAACAGCTCCAAAAAGGTGGGGAGTTTCTTTCGCACGTTTGGCTTTTGATAGAGCATATGGACCTCCAAGAAAAATTTCGAGTGCCAGTACCAGTTCCACAACAGGGAGAACAGGCTCTACCATAG
- the LOC142630723 gene encoding uncharacterized protein LOC142630723 isoform X4: MLTTDSVATVALGVISSKQGNSGNDSEVHNDLMAFWAPFMLLHLGGQDIITAYAIQDNELWLRHLLGLIVQSSVAFYIFITSLKVSLKDHWLSLLTIPMLVAGFIKYAERILVMRLANDTTEVGSAKVTFQKSCSYIQADLLSWVVLGSPMPNVIETLKMRLSDRTTYPEIEPDNGELVKERLWGFNFLPCAYAVAQKLREKEEQKWEILIKFWVENLARVATLCQGNNHAQQLQKGGEFLSHVWLLIEHMDLQEKFRVPVPVPQQGEQALP; encoded by the exons ATGTTAACTACAG ATTCAGTGGCAACTGTTGCGCTGGGTGTCATCTCCAGTAAACAAGGAAACTCTGGCAATGATTCTGAAGTCCATAATGACCTCATGGCATTCTGGGCACCATTTATGTTGTTGCACCTTGGTGGCCAAGACATAATCACAGCTTATGCAATACAAGACAACGAATTGTGGTTAAGGCATTTGCTTGGACTAATTGTTCAATCTAGTGTGGCATTTTACATCTTTATCACGTCTTTGAAGGTGTCTTTGAAGGACCATTGGCTTTCGCTTCTTACTATTCCCATGCTTGTTGCTGGGTTCATTAAGTATGCAGAAAGGATACTTGTCATGCGATTGGCAAATGACACTACAGAAG TGGGAAGTGCAAAGGTCACCTTTCAGAAATCATGTAGCTACATTCAGGCTGATCTCCTAAGTTGGGTTGTCCTCGGATCACCAATGCCCAATGTTATTGAAACATTAAAGATGCGCCTATCTGACAGGACGACTTACCCCGAAATAGAACCAGACAATGGTGAACTTGTCAAGGAGCGTTTATGGGGTTTCAATTTCCTACCATGTGCATATGCAGTTGCACAAAAGTTAAGAGAAAAGGAAGAGCAAAAGTGGGAAATCTTGATTAAGTTTTGGGTTGAGAACCTAGCTCGTGTGGCAACACTTTGTCAAGGAAATAACCACGCTCAACAGCTCCAAAAAGGTGGGGAGTTTCTTTCGCACGTTTGGCTTTTGATAGAGCATATGGACCTCCAAGAAAAATTTCGAGTGCCAGTACCAGTTCCACAACAGGGAGAACAGGCTCTACCATAG
- the LOC142630723 gene encoding uncharacterized protein LOC142630723 isoform X2 codes for MSSDQFFARKWSNTMGQFNMLSFSSKNPGIVLQGTPKIFADLRVWFFIHILPKLKTELEMLFYKTNKEISDELKSLVWNTILEKADLDGPGFSEDYNQYLTLDKSVNLDIDESIIIWHLATEICFYTDNDINAGLDYKRHVIKEISHYMMYILALCPFMFSVGSAKVTFQKSCSYIQADLLSWVVLGSPMPNVIETLKMRLSDRTTYPEIEPDNGELVKERLWGFNFLPCAYAVAQKLREKEEQKWEILIKFWVENLARVATLCQGNNHAQQLQKGGEFLSHVWLLIEHMDLQEKFRVPVPVPQQGEQALP; via the coding sequence ATGAGCAGTGATCAATTTTTTGCACGAAAGTGGTCAAACACAATGGGTCAATTCAATATGCTTAGCTTTAGCTCGAAAAATCCTGGAATTGTTCTGCAGGGAACCCCAAAAATCTTTGCTGACTTAAGAGTGTGGTTCTTCATTCACATATTGCCAAAACTAAAAACAGAGCTAGAGATGCTTTTCTATAAGACCAACAAGGAGATTTCTGATGAACTGAAAAGCTTGGTTTGGAACACAATTCTAGAAAAAGCAGACTTGGATGGACCAGGGTTTTCTGAAGACTATAACCAGTACTTAACTTTGGATAAAAGCGTAAACTTGGATATTGATGAAAGCATAATTATCTGGCACCTTGCAACGGAAATTTGCTTTTACACTGATAATGATATCAATGCAGGATTGGATTATAAACGACATGTAATTAAGGAGATATCACATTATATGATGTACATACTTGCTTTGTGTCCTTTCATGTTTTCAGTGGGAAGTGCAAAGGTCACCTTTCAGAAATCATGTAGCTACATTCAGGCTGATCTCCTAAGTTGGGTTGTCCTCGGATCACCAATGCCCAATGTTATTGAAACATTAAAGATGCGCCTATCTGACAGGACGACTTACCCCGAAATAGAACCAGACAATGGTGAACTTGTCAAGGAGCGTTTATGGGGTTTCAATTTCCTACCATGTGCATATGCAGTTGCACAAAAGTTAAGAGAAAAGGAAGAGCAAAAGTGGGAAATCTTGATTAAGTTTTGGGTTGAGAACCTAGCTCGTGTGGCAACACTTTGTCAAGGAAATAACCACGCTCAACAGCTCCAAAAAGGTGGGGAGTTTCTTTCGCACGTTTGGCTTTTGATAGAGCATATGGACCTCCAAGAAAAATTTCGAGTGCCAGTACCAGTTCCACAACAGGGAGAACAGGCTCTACCATAG